One Peromyscus leucopus breed LL Stock chromosome 4, UCI_PerLeu_2.1, whole genome shotgun sequence genomic region harbors:
- the Agpat2 gene encoding 1-acyl-sn-glycerol-3-phosphate acyltransferase beta: MELWPWLTAALLLLLLLVQLSRTARFYAKISLYCVLCLSFSAVASIVCLLRHGGRTVDNMSIISWFVRSFKYVYGLRFEVRGQKKLEVDGPCVIISNHQSILDMMGLMEILPKRCVQIAKRELLFTGPVGLIMYLGGVYFINRQRARTAMTLMADLGDLMVKDNLKVWIYPEGTRNDNGDLLPFKKGAFYLAIQAQVPIIPVVYSSFSSFYNVKKKLFTSGTIRVQVLDAVPTSGLTDADVTKLVDTCYQSMRSTFLQISRMSQENFAIKEPGVMAAQ; encoded by the exons ATGGAGCTGTGGCCGTGGCTGACGGCGgcgctgctactgctgctgctgcttgtgcAGCTGAGCCGCACTGCCAGGTTCTACGCCAAGATCAGCCTCTACTGCGTGCTCTGCCTGTCCTTCTCCGCCGTGGCCTCGATCGTCTGCCTGCTGCGCCACGGCGGCCGCACCGTGGATAATATGAG CATCATCAGCTGGTTCGTGCGGTCCTTCAAGTACGTGTATGGCCTTCGCtttgaggtcagaggccagaagaaactGGAGGTGGACGGTCCCTGCGTCATCATTTCTAATCATCAGAGCATCCTGGACATGATGG GCCTCATGGAGATTCTCCCTAAGCGCTGTGTCCAGATCGCCAAGCGTGAGCTGCTGTTCACGGGCCCCGTGGGCCTCATCATGTACCTCGGGGGTGTCTATTTCATCAACCGCCAGCGGGCCAGAACTGCCATGACCCTGATGGCTGACCTGGGTGACCTCATGGTCAAGGACAAT CTTAAAGTATGGATCTACCCAGAGGGTACACGCAACGACAATGGGGACCTGTTGCCCTTTAAAAAGGGTGCCTTCTACTTGGCCATCCAGGCCCAG GTGCCCATCATCCCCGTGGTGTactcatctttttcttccttctacaaTGTCAAGAAGAAACTCTTCACCTCAG GAACAATCAGGGTACAAGTGCTGGATGCTGTCCCTACCAGTGGCCTTACAGATGCTGATGTCACCAAGCTTGTGGACACCTGCTACCAGTCCATGAGGAGCACCTTTCTACAAATTTCCAGGATGTCCCAGGAGAACTTTGCCATCAAGGAGCCTGGGGTCATGGCAGCCCAGTAG